In Beijerinckiaceae bacterium, the sequence GCTGGTTTGCCGATTCGCTGGACGCAAATCGCGGGCCACCTGGCCGAAATAACCGAAAGAAGGGTCTGAAAGTCAGATTCGGGAAACGGGCAGAAACGGGTGTCGAACTTTTAGGAAACCTCAGCGCGGTGGGCGTCAAGGCAAGCCCGCGACGGCCGGATCGGCAACCGAGCGGGGAAACGGGCAAGGTTCGGCTCGGCCTATCCCTGGCCGGCGTCGGACGTTGTCCGATGTTAAGAGGGTGAGGGGAGACCGGGCGTGCCTCGACCGAGGCATCAAGCCTTTGGCCGCACTGTCCCGTCAGGGAAGACCGGAGAAGGCAAAAAGAGACCCGCCGCATGCCAAGGGCATGGAGCGGGTCGTAAGAGGTTTGGCCTTATTCCACGGTTTCGAAAGCGTCGCGACGTTCGCGGACGATCTCGGGTTTTTCTGCTGTCTCGACGAGCCTTGCTCCAACACCTGAGCCAAGAAGCTGCAGGGAGATTTCTTTGCCATTCGCGAATTTAATACCATCGCGATAAGCGCCATGTTCAAGTCGCGCGAACGTGACCTGTTCCTCGGCTTTGACGCCCAAGCGGGTTTGCAGATCGCTCGAGATACCTTCGAGCTTGAGGCGGGTATCATATTGAACACAGACTGCCGTTGTGCAATCGCCGGGGGCGGCGAGGCCGATGCTTCCCGAAGGAAAACGTGTGGTTACATACTTCTCGGACTCGCGTGCAGGCCGGGAGGCGTACATTTCAAGCGAATAGTCACACATTTGTGTCACTCCTAATGTCTCGAGACGGTTGCATTCCCCTTCCGTGCTTAGCCGGGCCAGCCGGCCCGAACAGGAGACGGAGGGTCGGCATCGGAGCTCTGAAAGTGGGTAGCCCCCCAAGAAGGGAGGGGAAACGTGGAAGCCTCTCAGGGCCAGCTGGTTCGATCCTGGAGAATAACGCTAGCGCGTGCCGCGTTGGACCCAACCACATCCGACGGCCGTCGGATGTTCCACTTAAGCATCGAACGCTCAGAAACACACTAAGGTTTCAAGTCATTCATGCATATAACTATGCTAGCGCAACCTTATGCCGCGTCAAGCTTTTTTGCTGCGGCCAATGAATATTGCCGTGGGATTTCCAGCCGACACGCAAGTTGTTCGTGGGTATGACAAAGCTCATGATTCCTTGTGGGCAACCGGCAAATCCTGGCGCCCGCCCCATTCAGCCCATGACCCGTCATAAAGAATGACATCCTTCTTCCCCGTCGAGGCAAGAGCGGCCAGGAGAATAGCGGCGGTCACACCAGAGCCGCAGGTGGTGATCACCGGCCGATCGAGGTTCACGCCGGCCTTCTCAAAAATAGATTTGACTTGATCGGAAGGTTTGATTTCGCCGGACGCGACCAGCTCTCGCCACGGCAAATTGAAGCTGCTGGGAATATGGCCCGAGCGCAATCCAGGCCGCGGCTCGGCCACGGCGCCGCTGAACCGCGGAGCCGCGCGCGCATCGACAATTTGCGCCGAACCCGTTTCGCTAGCCCGCTTCACCTCTTCCGCATTGGCGACGGCGCGCGAATCGAAATTAACGGCGAACCGACGTGGGGGGCGATGCACAGGCCCTTTTTCCAACGGGCGTCCTTCAGTCCGCCATCGCGGCATCCCGCCGGCCAAAAGCCTTACCTCCTTGACCCCAAAAATCTTCAAGGTCCACCACACCCGCGCGCCGCCTTGCAGGTTCGATGAATCATACACAACGAACCGCATGGTCTCGCTGAATCCGAGCGCGTTCATGGCGGCGGCGAAATCCGCGGGCTGCGGAAGCATATGCGGTAAGTTGGTCGTATGATCGGCGATCGCATCGATGTCGAAAAAAACCGCGCCTGGGATGTGGCCCTCAAGATATTCGGCACGAGCGTCGCGATTTTCATCCGGCAGAAAAAAAGTTCCGTCGATGATGGCGAGATCGGGAGAATTTAAATTCTCCTCGATCCACGCGGTCGAAACAAAAAGGGACTCGTTGACTTCAGGCATGCCGCCTCCGAACGGAGCAAAATTAAGATAGGTTCGAGCTGGGTGAACGCATGGCGACGAAAGCCGTGCTGCTTAAACCGTGCGGTTTCTCACACTGATCCCTGTTCCATTCCTGCATGGTTTCGCTCGCACCCTATTCGAACTGCCAGAGCCTGCCATGTTCCGCAACCAAGAGTTCTGCCCCGCCCTTGCCTTCGCGATCTGGGCCGCCGCTTTTTCCTTCGTGATCATTTTTTATCGCTGAGTTCGGTGCCTGGCATCAGACGTCAACGGCTGGTCATAGCCTCTTCAGTCCAAAGGCAGCGGTCAGACAAAATCCGGCTTGATCGACGGCTTGCGTTCCATCCAATCCGGGACGGGCAGATTTTTCGCGCGCAGGAATTCGGGGTTAAACAGTTTCGATTGGTACCGCACGCCGGAATCGGCGAGGATGGTCACGATGACGTGCCCTGGCCCAAGGTCCTTGGCGAGCCGAATCGCGCCGGCGACATTAATGCCTGACGAGCCGCCAAGCAGAAGTCCTTCATGCTCGGCCAGATCAAAGAGGATCGGCAAGGCTTCGTCGTCCGGGATCTGATAGGCGAGGTCGACCGGCGCCTCCGCGAGGTTGGCGGTTATCCGGCCTTGACCGATCCCTTCCGTGATCGACGAGCCGCTCGATTTCAATTCGCCGCTTGTGTAATAGGCATAAAGCGCCGCCCCTAAAGGATCGGAAATGGCGATCTTGATATTCGGGTTCTTGAGCTTCAAGGCGAGGGCAACGCCGGCAAGCGTTCCACCGGTGCCGACGGCGCAGGTGAACCCATCGATCCTTCCGTCTGTTTGCTCCCAAATCTCGGGACCGGTGGTTTCGAAATGACCCTGGCGATTGGCGACATTGTCGAACTGATTGGCCCAGATCGCACCCGCCGGAAATTCCTTGGCAAGTCGTTCAGCCAGCCGGCCGGAGAGCTTGACGTAATTGTTCGGGTCGGAATAGGCGACCGCAGGGACCTCGATCAACTCGGCGCCCTGCAGGCGCAGGAGATCTTTTTTCTCCTGGCTTTGGGTATCTGGAATGACAATCACCGTTTTGTAGCCCAAGGCGTTGGCAACCAGAGCGAGGCCAATTCCAGTGTTTCCGGCGGTGCCCTCGACAATCAAACCACCCGGATGCAGGACGCCGCGCTTGACCGCATCTCGGACGATGGCAATCGCCGCGCGGTCCTTGACCGATCCGCCCGGATTCATGAACTCGGCCTTGCCGAGAATGGTGCAGCCGGTCAGTTCCGACGCGTGGCGCAGCTTTATGAGCGGGGTTCGCCCGATCGCCTCGATCACATTT encodes:
- a CDS encoding 3-mercaptopyruvate sulfurtransferase, with the protein product MPEVNESLFVSTAWIEENLNSPDLAIIDGTFFLPDENRDARAEYLEGHIPGAVFFDIDAIADHTTNLPHMLPQPADFAAAMNALGFSETMRFVVYDSSNLQGGARVWWTLKIFGVKEVRLLAGGMPRWRTEGRPLEKGPVHRPPRRFAVNFDSRAVANAEEVKRASETGSAQIVDARAAPRFSGAVAEPRPGLRSGHIPSSFNLPWRELVASGEIKPSDQVKSIFEKAGVNLDRPVITTCGSGVTAAILLAALASTGKKDVILYDGSWAEWGGRQDLPVAHKES
- a CDS encoding cysteine synthase A; this encodes MSFPENVIEAIGRTPLIKLRHASELTGCTILGKAEFMNPGGSVKDRAAIAIVRDAVKRGVLHPGGLIVEGTAGNTGIGLALVANALGYKTVIVIPDTQSQEKKDLLRLQGAELIEVPAVAYSDPNNYVKLSGRLAERLAKEFPAGAIWANQFDNVANRQGHFETTGPEIWEQTDGRIDGFTCAVGTGGTLAGVALALKLKNPNIKIAISDPLGAALYAYYTSGELKSSGSSITEGIGQGRITANLAEAPVDLAYQIPDDEALPILFDLAEHEGLLLGGSSGINVAGAIRLAKDLGPGHVIVTILADSGVRYQSKLFNPEFLRAKNLPVPDWMERKPSIKPDFV